Below is a genomic region from Thermovenabulum gondwanense.
AGGGCGCAAGTATCGAAGAAGTAAAAGAAAAATTTAAAGAAGTAATCAAAGATGTATCAGCCGAAGAAATTTCTTCCATGGAACAGGAGCTGATTCAAGAAGGAATGCCAGTCCAAGAAGTTCAGAGGCTTTGTGATGTCCACACTGCAGTATTTAAAGAAACATTGGAAAAAGGGAAGGAACCTGTTGAGATTCCGGGGCATCCATTGCATACATTATTAAAAGAAAATCGTGCAATTGAAAATCTAATTGATAAAGAAATATATCCCTTACTGGAAAGGTTAAAAAATTATCTTGAACTTGGAAAACGGGATATAGTTTTTGCGTTATTAGAAAAAATAAACTTGTTATTTGATATTGATAAACATTATAAGAAAAAAGAAGAACTATTATTTCCCTATCTTGAAAAATACGGTATATATGGCCCTTCAAAGGTTATGTGGGGCGTAGATGATGAGATAAGAAGCGATTTGAAGCATTTAAAAGATTTGTTGACGAATTTTAGAAATGAAATAACAAAAGAAGTAGTCCAAAAGACGGAAGAGTTAACCAAAAAAATAAAAGAAATGATTTTCAAGGAGGAAAAAATTTTATTTCCTACTGCTCAGCAAAAGCTAACGGAAGATGAATGGTACAACATATATTCTTCTGAAGGAGAGATAGGTTATTGTCTCGTAGAACCGGAAGGGGAGTGGACGCCGCAAAACATCGATGTGAATAAAATGGTAAACACTATTGCGGATGATACTACAAAAGGATTTATTAAATTTCCAACGGGGTTTATGACACCGAAGGAAATTGAAATGATTTTTAATACATTACCTATTGATATAACCTTT
It encodes:
- a CDS encoding DUF438 domain-containing protein; translated protein: MSELIHNREYRIKTLKELIMKLHQGASIEEVKEKFKEVIKDVSAEEISSMEQELIQEGMPVQEVQRLCDVHTAVFKETLEKGKEPVEIPGHPLHTLLKENRAIENLIDKEIYPLLERLKNYLELGKRDIVFALLEKINLLFDIDKHYKKKEELLFPYLEKYGIYGPSKVMWGVDDEIRSDLKHLKDLLTNFRNEITKEVVQKTEELTKKIKEMIFKEEKILFPTAQQKLTEDEWYNIYSSEGEIGYCLVEPEGEWTPQNIDVNKMVNTIADDTTKGFIKFPTGFMTPKEIEMIFNTLPIDITFVDKDDTVKYFSSGKERIFTRPKTIIGRKVQNCHPPASVHIVEKILSNFKEGKKDVEEFWIDMQGKLVYIRYFALRDENGNYMGTIEVTQEISKIKEIKGEKRLLEE